One window from the genome of Deltaproteobacteria bacterium encodes:
- a CDS encoding type II toxin-antitoxin system VapC family toxin, translating into MRYWDSSALVPLVCYEAETARCEQWLAADHEIITWAFTPTEVLSALYRKLRAREFKESDCLHAREQLVRLQSAWIEVVNVEIVRQRAHRLLAVHSLRAADALQLAAALTVFDRHIEQEHFMTFDQLLAAAARKEGFTVLGA; encoded by the coding sequence ATGAGATATTGGGATTCCTCGGCGTTGGTGCCGTTAGTCTGCTATGAAGCGGAGACGGCACGCTGTGAACAGTGGTTGGCCGCAGACCACGAGATCATCACGTGGGCCTTCACGCCCACCGAAGTCCTGTCGGCACTGTACCGGAAATTACGCGCGCGCGAATTCAAGGAGTCGGACTGTCTGCACGCACGGGAGCAATTGGTCCGTCTCCAATCGGCCTGGATCGAGGTCGTCAATGTGGAGATCGTGCGTCAGCGGGCGCACCGTCTGCTCGCGGTCCATTCCCTGCGGGCAGCTGATGCGTTGCAGCTCGCCGCTGCGCTCACGGTCTTCGATCGGCACATCGAACAGGAACACTTCATGACCTTTGACCAGCTCTTGGCCGCTGCGGCGCGCAAAGAGGGATTCACCGTGCTCGGCGCGTGA
- a CDS encoding type II toxin-antitoxin system HicA family toxin, whose protein sequence is MRFPRVTAKELLRTLQKHGFRATGQSGSHLHIDHPKTGCRSTIPMHTGKIIGPGLLKAICRQLGVDPRDLEW, encoded by the coding sequence ATGCGTTTCCCCCGCGTCACCGCCAAGGAATTGCTCCGCACCTTACAAAAGCACGGATTCCGTGCCACCGGCCAGAGTGGGAGCCATCTGCATATCGACCATCCCAAAACCGGTTGCCGCTCGACGATTCCCATGCACACAGGAAAGATCATCGGTCCGGGCCTCTTGAAGGCCATCTGCCGCCAACTGGGTGTCGATCCGAGAGACCTGGAGTGGTAA
- a CDS encoding thrombospondin type 3 repeat-containing protein, with translation MRYYTRFVTTLTATGLLLLAGGMRGPGAVSPAQAEEDIPFGLKDCEIRTPNDDFDQEYSLVKAVHWFNYPDEGFRQCRQSITLKGSLVLNHKIELNGATLGSLTNDPTKRFTFDGGGATLLAHKLPSSACAFTVNNNYVTIKNLVIKDGSGDAICLTAKAIDVRFENILVYNAQGAGIRVANGANMIKMMQGIKVIHTKGPGIIFEGWMANNNHEIYYNIDDQGFVDQASLSFWDNMSNNAGIVTPTKLQFIDVKVIGSEIRGRVKKCEQISANCVLTTVSDVLIYRVGEQVINTVEECNQNLPATKQMYCALDKPAVTDVTQADGTIIQQHGFVACQGQMLSSFLTCMGESPKTTNLVARAHVKSSGDFSINTRIKLDNNQDSFMLVPVDAKGLGGVVFASSSCPFIPKKNIKLQVLESNCSGAAGAVAGGNSSALTKIDTPAQCKQYVGAEAHAACDLPNYASCYGKMLPEFKTCVGDTTPIDYGTGSSSSSSGGSSSGGGYYGGDCGDSDIHVTGSSADGKQLDYCLNEELVIERGYRNKAECLAARDHFYGNLTQLQHVDSDKDGTPDIYEDRNLNCYAEKFETDLFNPDTDGDGIMDGNELGLTGQQGYRECYLIVNADGSQPTNLPPGIDATLYPADYYDQAVERLNPKDGKDYMSVPYIVRTDDSNPDVKTPCATPNTFTSQFTTCTEDALVASLAPKGFVPGDQPGQGFCAGTDPTDHDTDNDGVDDGRELRPIQFNPDAQYYLWDWNEGIGTKVLGQDQSGETTTLIEQACEAGGDKGEVGRYFISQSIRVEASSAGDVDGDGVPNSSDNCPSVSNAGQDDADGDGKGDACKGVVWDGTVNEKHIYLCMSDSVIQSGASISSDYYSNPANFDTGVGQTNPFNVDTDDDGFCDGPGGPGCTAAGKADQDHVPWFKHPSGKNEKDLPCKNDLIYNFIDPQYRSAVRKSVQEFQEYQIAGKVDFQTIGDDVKTFYDGQIAKIITANGGRPLHDIDEDKIPDVVESPDGKCASIATGSLVSSAFSADFDGDKLEDRNDPCPNDAFPYTVFPSEDATTQQQYEAELEQSAKACGATGPNAYAPNLAVYCYLDWDNDGLRNCEEDYNVSGGKSQASLYETSVLKADTDGEGLIDYLELFSAKTNPIDPDSDHDGLNDFEEVSKDGDANSPANVVTGKAAGSCKDAGAKFDTDPNSPDTDGDGLPDGFELNTDNGKQKTNPNNPDSDADGLCDGGADVELTTTSGSKISCKTGEDLNGDGQTPVAGQAVAISGLDESDPCVGDTDGDQKPDNVDECKTIANQSCSGANKMGFDTDLDGIPDLTEQTITGTLFDKADTDDDGLIDGCDRDADGEVMFGKGELCNQVASGKFDPNFNKYRDCGSAPYTGCDTDPTNNDTDGDVLNDSQERNYPTNPLVQDTDGDCLSDGLEETHFNQNPDGSFTEVAGSRDGRWAGCGELASTPDARGTVCTELNANDSDTDHDGLPDGKVGQIGEDRNCNGVTDVDATGLLTETSALTWDTDADGFGDYEEMTAFGGFGVAGNLSRAISGNARGCSLVTNQATAPMSRANVWYAVLLLLPVVLWRRRCNV, from the coding sequence ATGCGCTATTACACACGATTCGTAACGACACTAACGGCCACCGGCTTGCTCCTGTTGGCGGGAGGAATGCGCGGCCCTGGGGCGGTGTCGCCGGCTCAGGCGGAGGAAGACATTCCGTTCGGACTGAAGGATTGCGAGATTCGCACGCCGAATGACGACTTCGATCAGGAATATTCGCTGGTCAAGGCGGTCCATTGGTTCAATTATCCGGATGAGGGATTTCGGCAGTGTCGGCAGTCGATCACGCTCAAAGGCTCTCTCGTTCTCAACCACAAGATTGAGCTGAATGGCGCAACGTTGGGCTCGTTGACCAACGATCCCACCAAGCGCTTCACGTTCGATGGCGGCGGGGCGACGTTGTTGGCCCATAAGCTGCCCAGTAGCGCGTGCGCCTTTACGGTGAATAATAACTACGTGACGATCAAAAACCTCGTCATCAAGGATGGGTCCGGAGACGCGATCTGTCTGACCGCGAAGGCGATCGATGTGCGCTTCGAAAACATCTTGGTCTACAACGCCCAAGGCGCCGGCATTCGTGTCGCCAATGGTGCCAACATGATTAAGATGATGCAGGGGATTAAAGTCATCCACACTAAGGGACCTGGGATCATCTTCGAAGGGTGGATGGCGAACAATAACCACGAAATTTATTACAACATCGACGATCAAGGCTTTGTCGATCAGGCGTCGCTGTCGTTTTGGGACAACATGTCGAACAATGCCGGCATTGTCACGCCGACGAAATTGCAATTCATCGATGTGAAGGTGATCGGGAGCGAGATCCGCGGGCGGGTGAAGAAGTGCGAACAGATCTCCGCGAATTGCGTACTGACGACCGTCAGCGATGTCCTGATCTATCGAGTTGGTGAACAAGTCATCAATACGGTGGAGGAGTGTAACCAAAATCTCCCCGCGACAAAGCAAATGTATTGCGCCCTGGACAAGCCGGCCGTAACGGATGTGACACAGGCGGATGGAACCATCATCCAACAACACGGATTTGTGGCGTGCCAAGGGCAGATGTTGTCGTCTTTTTTGACCTGCATGGGCGAGTCACCGAAGACCACCAATCTGGTAGCCCGGGCGCACGTGAAGTCGTCGGGCGATTTTTCGATCAATACGCGGATCAAGCTCGACAATAATCAAGATTCGTTTATGCTCGTGCCGGTCGATGCGAAGGGCTTGGGTGGCGTGGTCTTTGCTTCGTCCAGCTGTCCGTTTATTCCGAAGAAGAACATCAAGCTCCAGGTGCTGGAGAGTAACTGCTCCGGCGCGGCCGGAGCGGTGGCGGGCGGGAATTCCAGTGCCCTCACTAAAATCGACACGCCGGCGCAGTGTAAGCAATATGTCGGCGCGGAGGCTCATGCGGCGTGCGATCTGCCGAACTATGCCAGTTGCTACGGCAAGATGTTGCCGGAGTTCAAGACCTGTGTCGGCGACACCACGCCGATCGACTACGGTACCGGGAGTTCGAGCTCCAGCAGCGGCGGCTCTTCGAGCGGTGGTGGGTATTATGGTGGTGATTGTGGCGATTCCGATATTCACGTCACCGGGTCCTCTGCGGATGGGAAGCAGCTCGATTATTGTCTCAATGAGGAATTGGTGATCGAACGAGGCTACCGCAATAAGGCCGAGTGTCTGGCGGCGCGTGACCACTTCTACGGCAACCTGACCCAGTTGCAACACGTCGATTCCGACAAGGACGGCACTCCCGACATCTACGAAGACCGGAATCTCAATTGCTACGCCGAAAAATTCGAGACGGATCTCTTCAATCCCGATACCGACGGCGATGGGATCATGGATGGAAACGAGCTGGGGCTTACGGGGCAGCAAGGCTATCGCGAGTGCTACTTGATCGTGAACGCCGACGGCTCGCAACCGACGAACCTCCCGCCGGGGATCGACGCCACGCTCTATCCGGCGGACTATTATGACCAGGCCGTGGAGCGGCTAAATCCGAAGGATGGGAAGGACTACATGTCGGTGCCGTATATCGTGCGGACCGACGATTCGAATCCTGATGTGAAGACTCCCTGCGCCACGCCGAACACGTTTACCAGTCAGTTTACGACGTGTACTGAAGACGCGCTCGTGGCGAGTTTGGCGCCCAAGGGCTTCGTACCGGGCGATCAACCGGGCCAAGGCTTTTGTGCCGGGACCGACCCGACCGATCACGACACCGACAACGACGGCGTCGACGACGGCCGTGAATTACGCCCGATCCAGTTCAATCCGGATGCGCAGTATTACCTGTGGGATTGGAACGAGGGGATCGGCACCAAGGTGTTAGGACAGGATCAGAGCGGCGAGACGACGACGCTCATCGAGCAGGCATGCGAGGCCGGCGGCGACAAGGGCGAAGTCGGTCGCTACTTTATCTCCCAGTCCATTCGGGTGGAGGCCTCGTCCGCGGGCGACGTCGATGGTGATGGTGTCCCGAACAGCAGCGACAACTGTCCTTCCGTGTCCAATGCCGGCCAGGATGATGCGGATGGCGACGGCAAGGGCGATGCCTGCAAGGGCGTGGTGTGGGACGGTACGGTGAACGAAAAACATATCTATCTGTGTATGAGCGACTCGGTGATCCAGTCCGGCGCGTCGATCAGCAGCGACTATTACAGCAATCCGGCCAACTTCGATACCGGCGTGGGTCAGACCAATCCGTTTAATGTCGACACCGACGACGACGGATTCTGTGATGGTCCGGGCGGTCCGGGTTGCACGGCGGCCGGAAAGGCGGATCAGGATCATGTGCCGTGGTTCAAACATCCGAGTGGGAAGAACGAGAAGGACCTGCCGTGTAAGAATGACTTGATCTATAACTTCATCGATCCGCAGTACCGGAGTGCAGTGCGCAAGTCCGTGCAGGAGTTCCAGGAATATCAGATCGCAGGCAAGGTCGATTTCCAGACGATCGGCGACGACGTGAAGACCTTCTACGACGGCCAGATCGCCAAGATCATCACGGCGAACGGCGGACGGCCGCTGCATGACATCGACGAGGACAAGATCCCCGACGTGGTCGAGAGTCCGGACGGGAAGTGCGCGAGTATTGCGACCGGGAGCCTGGTGAGCAGCGCCTTCAGCGCCGACTTCGACGGCGACAAGTTGGAAGATCGGAACGATCCGTGTCCGAACGACGCGTTCCCGTACACGGTGTTCCCATCCGAAGACGCGACCACGCAGCAGCAGTATGAGGCCGAGTTGGAGCAGAGCGCCAAGGCCTGTGGAGCCACGGGGCCGAACGCCTACGCTCCGAATCTGGCCGTCTATTGTTACCTCGATTGGGACAACGACGGACTGCGCAATTGCGAGGAAGACTACAATGTCAGCGGCGGCAAGTCGCAGGCCAGTCTCTATGAGACCTCGGTGTTGAAGGCCGACACGGACGGCGAGGGCCTGATCGATTACCTCGAGCTGTTCTCCGCGAAGACGAACCCGATCGATCCGGATAGCGATCACGACGGGCTGAATGACTTCGAAGAAGTCAGCAAAGACGGCGATGCCAATTCACCCGCGAACGTCGTGACCGGGAAGGCGGCCGGGAGTTGTAAAGATGCGGGCGCGAAGTTCGACACCGATCCGAACAGTCCCGACACCGATGGCGACGGCCTGCCGGACGGGTTCGAGTTGAACACCGACAACGGGAAGCAGAAGACCAATCCGAACAATCCGGACAGCGACGCCGACGGGCTGTGCGACGGCGGCGCGGACGTGGAACTGACGACCACCAGCGGAAGCAAGATCAGCTGTAAGACCGGTGAAGACTTGAACGGCGATGGCCAGACCCCGGTCGCGGGACAAGCGGTCGCGATCAGCGGGCTGGATGAAAGCGATCCGTGCGTGGGCGATACCGACGGCGATCAGAAACCGGACAATGTCGATGAATGTAAGACGATCGCCAATCAGTCGTGCTCCGGCGCGAACAAGATGGGCTTCGACACCGACTTGGACGGGATCCCCGATCTGACCGAACAGACGATCACCGGGACCTTGTTCGACAAGGCCGATACCGACGACGACGGTCTGATCGACGGTTGCGATCGCGACGCGGACGGCGAGGTGATGTTCGGAAAAGGCGAGCTCTGTAACCAAGTCGCCAGCGGGAAGTTCGATCCGAACTTCAACAAATATCGCGATTGCGGCTCCGCGCCGTACACCGGCTGCGACACCGATCCGACCAACAACGATACCGACGGCGACGTGTTGAACGACTCGCAAGAGCGGAACTATCCGACCAATCCGTTGGTGCAGGATACCGACGGCGACTGTCTGTCGGATGGTTTGGAAGAGACCCACTTCAATCAGAATCCGGACGGCAGCTTCACCGAGGTGGCGGGAAGTCGCGACGGACGCTGGGCCGGATGCGGCGAGCTGGCCTCGACGCCTGACGCGCGCGGCACGGTCTGTACGGAGTTGAACGCGAATGACTCCGACACCGATCATGATGGTCTGCCGGACGGCAAGGTCGGCCAAATCGGCGAAGATCGGAACTGCAACGGTGTGACGGATGTCGATGCGACCGGCCTCTTGACCGAGACCAGCGCGCTCACCTGGGACACCGACGCCGACGGTTTCGGCGACTATGAAGAGATGACGGCATTCGGCGGCTTCGGAGTGGCCGGCAACTTGAGCCGGGCGATCTCCGGGAATGCCCGGGGGTGCAGCTTGGTGACGAACCAGGCCACGGCCCCGATGAGTCGCGCGAATGTCTGGTATGCGGTGCTGCTGCTGTTGCCGGTCGTGCTGTGGCGGCGGCGCTGCAACGTGTAA
- a CDS encoding type II toxin-antitoxin system HicB family antitoxin: protein MLRQYSIDVVTEEDGQGFYTVVPALPGCFSQGATVEEALKNTRQAIRLHVKMLRKKGLEIPSEGLTLHAVVAVPA, encoded by the coding sequence ATGTTACGTCAGTACTCCATCGACGTCGTGACCGAAGAGGACGGACAGGGGTTTTACACCGTCGTTCCCGCGCTGCCTGGCTGTTTTTCGCAGGGTGCCACGGTCGAGGAAGCACTCAAGAACACGCGGCAAGCGATTCGGCTCCATGTAAAAATGTTGCGCAAGAAGGGTCTGGAGATCCCCTCGGAAGGGCTCACGCTGCACGCAGTCGTTGCGGTCCCCGCATAA
- a CDS encoding ATP-grasp domain-containing protein: MMQSVLIANRGAIVRRIIRTCRRLKIRTVAVYSEADAHAPFVREADAAVALRGRTPRESYLDIARLMAAAQASGAEAVHPGYGFLSENPEFVEACLRAGLTFVGPAAAAMRQLGHKRSAKQLAEAHGVPTVPGLQLPADVSVAAAQAQAAALGFPLLIKAAAGGGGKGMRRVDDLDRFAAAWEGAAREAASAFGDPTLLVERYVLRPRHIEIQVLGDQHGHVVHCGERECSCQRRHQKIVEESPSPAVSPSLRAELGAAAVRLARAVDYTNAGTVEFLLAPDGQYYFLEMNTRLQVEHAVTEAVCGIDLVEWQLRIAAGEPLKIAQTDVQQTGHAIECRIYAEDPTNDFLPATGRVTGLREPTGPGVRLESGLADGMEVSIDYDPMLAKLITHAPTRAAAITRMVTALQTYRIDGVRTNIDFLIDLVRSPDFLTGTVDTHYVERMLAQWPQVRAPRHDPFTPWQRYEGWRMGSAGKSAPSPFGEREGVRGRPAQRGRRRGPHGDLTAPMPGRIVKVHVVVGDAVVAGQVLVVMEAMKMEYSITAPEVGAVKAVRCTVGELVERGAHLVEITGAV, encoded by the coding sequence ATGATGCAGTCGGTGTTGATTGCCAATCGCGGGGCGATCGTGCGGCGGATCATCCGCACCTGTCGGCGTTTGAAGATTCGCACGGTGGCGGTTTACTCCGAGGCCGATGCGCACGCGCCGTTCGTGCGCGAAGCCGATGCGGCGGTCGCATTGCGCGGTCGGACTCCACGCGAGAGCTATCTTGACATCGCCCGACTCATGGCCGCTGCGCAGGCGAGTGGGGCCGAGGCGGTGCATCCCGGATACGGTTTCCTTTCCGAAAATCCCGAATTTGTAGAGGCGTGCTTGCGCGCTGGACTGACGTTTGTCGGTCCCGCTGCGGCGGCGATGCGGCAACTTGGGCATAAACGGAGCGCCAAACAATTGGCCGAGGCGCACGGCGTGCCGACCGTGCCGGGCCTGCAATTGCCGGCCGATGTGTCTGTCGCGGCCGCGCAGGCGCAGGCTGCCGCGCTTGGATTTCCGCTGCTGATCAAGGCGGCGGCCGGCGGTGGTGGCAAGGGGATGCGGCGTGTCGATGACCTCGATCGGTTCGCCGCCGCGTGGGAAGGCGCTGCGCGCGAAGCGGCGAGCGCATTCGGCGATCCGACGCTGCTCGTCGAACGCTATGTGCTGCGCCCGCGCCATATTGAAATCCAAGTCTTAGGCGATCAGCACGGCCACGTTGTGCATTGCGGCGAACGCGAATGCTCGTGCCAGCGTCGACACCAAAAGATCGTCGAAGAGTCCCCGAGTCCGGCCGTGTCACCGTCGCTGCGCGCGGAATTGGGCGCGGCGGCGGTCCGACTCGCGCGCGCCGTCGATTATACCAACGCCGGCACGGTCGAATTTTTGCTCGCTCCCGATGGCCAATATTACTTCCTCGAGATGAATACGCGTCTCCAAGTCGAACATGCTGTGACGGAAGCGGTCTGCGGAATTGATTTAGTGGAATGGCAGTTACGCATTGCCGCGGGCGAACCGCTGAAAATCGCACAAACCGATGTGCAGCAGACCGGCCACGCGATCGAATGCCGCATCTATGCCGAAGATCCGACCAACGATTTTCTCCCAGCGACCGGTCGCGTAACCGGACTCCGCGAACCAACCGGACCTGGGGTGCGCTTGGAGAGCGGATTGGCGGATGGCATGGAGGTCTCGATCGATTACGACCCGATGTTGGCCAAACTCATCACGCACGCGCCCACGCGCGCTGCGGCCATCACGCGGATGGTGACAGCGTTACAGACATACCGGATCGACGGCGTCCGGACAAATATCGATTTCCTGATCGACCTCGTCCGTTCGCCGGACTTCCTGACCGGCACTGTCGATACGCATTACGTGGAACGCATGCTCGCCCAATGGCCGCAAGTCCGCGCGCCCCGCCACGACCCTTTCACGCCGTGGCAGCGGTACGAGGGATGGCGAATGGGTAGCGCCGGCAAGAGCGCTCCCTCTCCCTTTGGGGAGAGGGAAGGGGTGAGGGGGAGGCCCGCACAACGTGGCCGCCGTCGTGGTCCTCACGGCGACCTGACCGCTCCCATGCCCGGACGGATCGTAAAGGTCCACGTTGTCGTCGGCGACGCCGTGGTCGCCGGACAAGTCCTCGTGGTCATGGAAGCGATGAAAATGGAATACAGTATTACCGCGCCGGAGGTTGGAGCGGTCAAGGCGGTGCGCTGCACGGTCGGTGAGTTGGTGGAACGAGGCGCGCATCTCGTAGAAATCACAGGAGCGGTATGA
- a CDS encoding type II toxin-antitoxin system HicB family antitoxin has translation MNRFLVIIEKASDGYSVYAPDLPGCIATGATQEEAERNMHAAIALHIEGLRAENQPIPESSSLAEFIEI, from the coding sequence ATGAACCGATTCCTAGTGATCATCGAGAAAGCGAGTGACGGCTATTCGGTATATGCGCCGGACTTGCCGGGGTGTATCGCTACCGGCGCCACTCAAGAAGAGGCGGAACGCAACATGCACGCGGCCATTGCATTACATATCGAAGGCCTGCGGGCTGAAAATCAGCCGATACCCGAATCATCCTCGTTGGCGGAATTTATCGAGATCTAA
- a CDS encoding endonuclease III domain-containing protein, with amino-acid sequence MGPLPRTLRQGRWSRRRCGCHGCRLVSVSQFLEDIFTRLAQHFGPQHWWPGETPFEVMVGAILTQNTNWTNVARAIRNLKDAQLLDPHRLVALPHAELAMLIRPAGYFNVKTKRLQNFLRYFVERYNGDVERMAAVPLAVLREELLAVKGVGPETADSILLYALQQPSFVVDAYTYRVLQRHYLVGEETTYEELQAFFMDRLPPDTVHFNEYHALLVAVGKHYCRPKNPRCSACPLNGVNW; translated from the coding sequence ATGGGGCCTCTGCCAAGAACACTACGACAAGGCCGCTGGTCGCGGCGCCGCTGCGGCTGCCACGGCTGCCGCCTAGTGTCCGTGTCGCAGTTTCTCGAAGACATCTTCACGCGTCTGGCGCAACACTTTGGCCCGCAACATTGGTGGCCCGGAGAGACACCGTTTGAAGTGATGGTCGGCGCGATCCTGACCCAGAACACCAACTGGACCAACGTCGCGCGCGCGATCCGCAACCTGAAAGACGCGCAACTGCTCGATCCGCATCGACTCGTGGCACTGCCGCACGCCGAACTTGCCATGCTGATTCGTCCGGCCGGTTACTTCAACGTCAAGACGAAGCGGTTACAAAATTTCCTGCGCTATTTCGTGGAACGTTACAATGGCGATGTCGAGCGGATGGCGGCAGTCCCGTTAGCGGTCCTGCGGGAAGAGTTGCTGGCAGTGAAAGGCGTGGGTCCCGAAACTGCGGATTCGATCCTGCTCTATGCGTTGCAGCAGCCGAGTTTCGTCGTCGACGCGTACACCTATCGTGTGCTGCAGCGACATTACTTGGTTGGCGAAGAGACGACGTACGAGGAACTGCAAGCGTTCTTCATGGACCGGCTGCCGCCGGATACCGTGCATTTCAACGAATACCACGCGTTGTTGGTCGCCGTCGGCAAGCATTATTGCCGTCCGAAAAACCCGCGTTGCAGCGCATGCCCGCTCAATGGCGTGAATTGGTAA
- a CDS encoding hydroxymethylglutaryl-CoA lyase encodes MKLPRRVRIIEVGMRDGLQNEATILPTAEKLRCIRALVAAGVRELEVGAFVRPDRVPAMADTAALVRALQVPSPFGERARVRGRGPAAPDLPRYLALVPNAKGLERALAVGTRAIAVFVAASETFSHRNINMTIAESLAQAATVIRAAKRHRIPVRGYISTCWECPYEGRIAPSRVLPIASALFAFGCYEVSLGDTIGAAAPAEVEALLKRLLREIPARRLAVHFHDTHGTALANIVTALQLGITAVDASVGGLGGCPFAPGAAGNVATERVLYMLHRMGIETGIDATAVQAVSAALREQLQPARRMKLP; translated from the coding sequence ATGAAACTTCCACGTCGCGTCCGCATCATTGAAGTTGGGATGCGTGACGGTCTGCAAAATGAAGCGACCATCCTTCCCACGGCAGAGAAGCTCCGTTGCATCCGCGCGCTCGTCGCGGCCGGCGTGCGTGAACTCGAGGTCGGCGCGTTCGTGCGTCCCGACCGCGTGCCCGCAATGGCCGACACCGCGGCACTCGTGCGTGCGTTGCAGGTCCCCTCTCCCTTTGGGGAGAGGGCCAGGGTGAGGGGGAGGGGCCCTGCGGCGCCTGACCTGCCCCGCTACTTGGCTCTTGTCCCCAACGCAAAGGGTTTAGAACGCGCGCTGGCCGTTGGCACACGCGCCATCGCCGTCTTTGTGGCCGCTTCGGAGACGTTCAGTCACCGCAACATTAATATGACGATTGCGGAGTCGTTGGCGCAAGCCGCGACTGTCATCCGCGCGGCCAAGCGGCACCGTATCCCAGTGCGCGGTTATATTTCCACGTGTTGGGAGTGCCCGTACGAAGGACGCATCGCGCCGTCGCGCGTATTGCCCATTGCGAGTGCGCTGTTCGCATTCGGCTGCTACGAGGTCTCGCTCGGCGACACAATCGGCGCGGCCGCTCCCGCCGAAGTCGAGGCCTTGCTCAAGCGACTGCTGCGCGAGATTCCGGCCCGTCGCCTCGCGGTCCATTTCCACGACACGCACGGCACGGCGCTGGCCAATATCGTCACCGCGTTGCAGCTCGGTATCACTGCGGTGGATGCTTCAGTCGGCGGTCTCGGCGGCTGTCCGTTCGCGCCCGGTGCCGCGGGCAACGTCGCCACGGAACGCGTCCTTTACATGTTGCACCGGATGGGGATCGAGACAGGGATTGACGCAACGGCGGTCCAGGCCGTTAGTGCGGCGTTACGCGAGCAACTCCAACCGGCTCGGCGTATGAAACTTCCGTAG
- a CDS encoding ATP-binding protein: protein MLHRTQKLSESNSLFLFGARGTGKTTLLRGLFAQAQTLWIDLLTEADETKYGRHPDDLSQMLATHTYTKVVIDEVQKAPKLLDVVHREMERRPEIQFIVTGSSARKLKRGAANLLAGRAFTYHLFPLTTDELGPRFDLAHALAFGSLPKLLTYTTDEDKNEFLRAYVNNYLREEIQMEQLVRHLHPFRDFLEVAAQCNGQVLNYAKIARDIGVDDKTVRSYFSILEDTLVGSALPSFHRSIRKQQREAPKFYLFDPGVVRALDGTLRVALVPKTYAFGRAFEHWVILECLRVNAYRRLDYQLSYLLTKNHVEVDLVVQRPGTLDLLIEIKSAERATPALVKHLRSLHTDWDRDHEAELWSLDRDEQIIDGVRCLHWQQGLRKFHTPSRLELLA from the coding sequence ATGCTCCACCGCACACAAAAGCTTAGCGAATCCAATAGTTTATTTTTATTTGGCGCGCGTGGCACGGGCAAAACAACCCTGCTGCGAGGGCTTTTTGCCCAGGCGCAGACGCTGTGGATCGACCTGCTGACCGAGGCCGATGAAACAAAATATGGTCGGCACCCGGATGACTTAAGCCAGATGTTGGCAACGCACACCTATACGAAGGTCGTGATCGATGAGGTGCAGAAGGCCCCGAAGCTGCTGGATGTAGTGCATCGCGAGATGGAGCGCCGACCGGAGATTCAATTCATCGTGACGGGGTCCAGCGCCAGAAAGCTCAAGCGCGGCGCGGCCAATCTGCTCGCGGGACGCGCGTTCACCTACCACCTCTTTCCGTTGACGACCGACGAACTCGGCCCTCGGTTCGACCTGGCCCACGCACTCGCCTTCGGCTCCTTGCCCAAGCTGCTGACCTACACGACCGATGAGGACAAAAATGAATTCCTCCGCGCCTACGTCAACAACTATCTACGGGAAGAGATCCAAATGGAGCAGCTCGTGCGGCATCTGCATCCCTTTCGGGATTTCTTGGAGGTTGCGGCACAGTGTAATGGACAGGTGTTGAACTACGCCAAGATCGCGCGCGATATCGGGGTCGACGACAAGACAGTCCGGAGCTATTTTTCTATTCTTGAAGATACGCTCGTCGGTTCCGCGTTACCGTCGTTCCACCGTTCGATTCGTAAGCAACAGCGGGAGGCACCAAAATTTTATCTCTTCGATCCGGGCGTGGTCCGGGCACTGGACGGCACCCTCCGCGTGGCCCTCGTGCCCAAGACCTATGCCTTTGGCCGAGCCTTCGAGCATTGGGTCATCCTCGAATGCCTGCGGGTGAACGCCTATCGGCGGCTCGACTATCAACTTTCGTATCTGCTGACCAAAAATCATGTGGAGGTGGACTTGGTGGTGCAGCGCCCCGGCACTTTGGATCTCCTGATCGAGATCAAATCGGCGGAACGAGCCACACCTGCGCTGGTCAAGCATCTCCGGTCTCTACACACCGATTGGGATCGGGATCATGAGGCCGAGCTCTGGTCGTTGGACCGGGACGAACAGATCATCGACGGCGTGCGGTGTCTCCATTGGCAGCAGGGCCTACGGAAGTTTCATACGCCGAGCCGGTTGGAGTTGCTCGCGTAA